The Mycobacterium sp. 3519A genome contains a region encoding:
- the rnc gene encoding ribonuclease III, whose protein sequence is MTDRGPLLKALGVDLPAELLTIALTHRSYSYENGGLPTNERLEFLGDAVLGLTITEELYHRHPDRSEGDLAKLRASIVNTQALADVGRQLSDDGLGAYLLLGKGEEHSGGADKSSILADGVESLLGAIYLEHGITVAREVIMRLFSTLLDTAPTLGAGLDWKSSLQELTASRGMGAPSYVVTSTGPDHDKEFTATVVVADVEYGKGVGRTKKEAELKAAAAAWTALSASGVDA, encoded by the coding sequence GTGACGGACCGGGGACCGCTGCTCAAAGCCTTGGGTGTGGACCTGCCCGCCGAATTGCTGACCATCGCGCTGACGCACCGCAGCTACTCATACGAGAACGGCGGACTGCCCACCAACGAACGCCTCGAGTTCCTCGGCGATGCCGTGCTCGGCCTGACCATCACCGAGGAGCTCTACCACCGCCATCCGGACCGCTCGGAGGGCGATCTGGCCAAGCTGCGCGCCAGCATCGTCAACACCCAGGCCCTGGCCGACGTCGGACGCCAGCTCTCCGACGACGGCCTTGGCGCGTACCTGTTGTTGGGCAAGGGCGAGGAACATTCCGGCGGGGCCGACAAGTCGAGCATCCTGGCCGACGGTGTCGAATCCCTTTTGGGCGCAATCTATTTGGAGCACGGCATCACCGTCGCGCGGGAAGTGATCATGCGGCTGTTCAGCACGCTGCTCGACACCGCCCCGACGCTGGGCGCTGGCCTGGACTGGAAGAGCAGCCTGCAGGAGCTGACCGCGTCGCGGGGCATGGGAGCGCCGTCGTACGTGGTGACCTCCACCGGCCCCGACCACGACAAGGAGTTCACCGCGACGGTGGTGGTCGCCGACGTCGAATACGGCAAGGGCGTCGGGCGGACGAAGAAGGAGGCGGAGTTGAAGGCCGCCGCCGCGGCGTGGACCGCGCTGTCCGCCTCCGGTGTCGATGCCTGA